The genomic window ACGGTCATGCCTTCGCGGATCACCACCTTGATGGCGTCTGTCGCGGCACCGGTGACCATGGTCACGTTGAAGGTGATGCGCGAGATCAGGTGGCCGGAGTTGTGCCGGTCGAAATAGCGATTGGGCAGGGTCAGCAGGTTGTTGAACAGTTCGACACGCAGGTCGTGGACCAGGCCGAGCGAGACCTTGGCCAGGAAATAGTTGCCCAGGAAGGAGCCGACGCCTTGCCAGACGGCGATCAGCACCACCAGCAGCGGCACGGCGTAGAGCAACTCCAGGTCACGCAGCCAGAGCCAGGGAGCGTCGGGGAAGAGGGCGGCGTCCGGATTGGTCAGGCCATCGACGAAATACTTGAGGATGCCGGCAAGCATCGGCTGGGTGGCAGCGAAGATCAGGAAACCGACGATGCTCAGTGCGAACAGGCCAGCGTACGGGCGCACGTAGGAGAGCAGGCGGAAGTAGATCTTGATGCTGGACACCGGCTGGGCGCTCCGGGGAGAATCACTCATGAAGTGCAAGCTGCCTTGTCGTAAGAAGACTGCGGATAATACCACCGCTGTCCCACTCCATGTTGCCCCCAGGTCTGACAGTCTGTCCCGATGAACGCCCTCGACGATTCCTCCTACCTTTCACTCGTCGACGGCGCCCAGGTCATCGAACGCGATCCCCATGGCGACAAGGTCCTGATCCTGCGCGACGGTAGTTTCCTCAAGCTGTTCCGGCGCAAGCGCCTGCTCTCCACCGCGCTGCTCTCGCCGCCGGAGAAGCGCTTCCAGACCAACTGCCAGGCGCTGGCGACCCGGGGCATCCCGTGCCCGCGCACGCTGCAGACCTACAGCTTCCCGGACATCGAGCGCACCGCCGTGCGCTACCAGCCGCTCCCCGGCGAGACCCTGCGCAGCTACATCCCCCTCCAGGCGCCCGAGCGTCAGCTTGAGCTGCTGCGCGAGCTCGCCGCGTTCATCGCACGCGTGCATGACCTGGGTATCTATTTCCGCTCGCTGCACCTGGGCAACGTGATCCTGACGCCCTCCGGCGAGTACGGGCTGATCGACCTGTCGGACCTGCGCACCCGCCCGACAGCCTTGTCCCGTGCCCTGCGAAAACGTAATTTCAAGCACTTGCTGCGCTACAAGAAGGACCTCGCACTGATCCGCAAATTGGGCCTGGCCACCTTCTTCGAGCTTTATAACAAGAACGCCAAGACGCCCCTGGACAGTCGCGACCTCATCGCCGAATACGAACCTTCCAGGGCGTAACCCCATAACAGGAGCCAGCCTCCAGCCAGATCAGGGAATGCCGGAAATGAGCGAAACGATGAAGATCTTCGTCGGATGTGATCCGAACGACTGCGATCTCGAACAGATGATGGTGCTGGAATACAGCCTGCGCAAGCACGCCAGCCAGCCCCTCGAGATCCACTGGATGCAGCTCTCCCACGACCCGCAGAGCTTCTGGTATTCCAATCCCGAACAACAGCAGGGCTGGCGCAGCGATGACTGGACCACTCCGTTCTCAGGCTTCCGCTGGGCCATTCCTGCGTTCTGCCAGTTCGAGGGCCGGGCGATCTACATGGACGCCGACGTGGTCATCCTCAGCGACATCGCGGAGCTGTGGAACACCCCCTTCGAGCCGGGCAAGATCGTCATGGCCAAGGGCGGCGAGGAGTCCTGGCGCTTCTGCGTGTCGATGTGGGACTGCGCCGCGGCCAGGGAACACCTTCCGCCACTGGAGCAGATCCGTAGCGACCGCAAGGCGCACCACAAGCTGCGCGACTACTTCCGTGACCATACACAACTGATCCAGGCGTTCGACACCCAGTTCAACAACATCGACGGTGAAGGCCACCCGATCGAAGCAATCAAGATCCTGCACTATTCGGACATCGGCACGCAGCTGTCGCACAAGCACTCGTTCAAGCGCCTGGCAAGCCAGGGCGAGAAACACTGGTTCGACGGCGCGGTCTTCGATCATCCGCGCAAGGATCTGATCGAGCTGTTCGACCGCTACCTGGCCGACGCACTGCAAGCGGGTTACTCGCTGGACAGCTACAAGGTGAAGCAGCGCTTCGGGACCATCACCAAGGCATCCCAGAAGAACTAC from Pseudomonas sp. GCEP-101 includes these protein-coding regions:
- a CDS encoding phosphotransferase: MNALDDSSYLSLVDGAQVIERDPHGDKVLILRDGSFLKLFRRKRLLSTALLSPPEKRFQTNCQALATRGIPCPRTLQTYSFPDIERTAVRYQPLPGETLRSYIPLQAPERQLELLRELAAFIARVHDLGIYFRSLHLGNVILTPSGEYGLIDLSDLRTRPTALSRALRKRNFKHLLRYKKDLALIRKLGLATFFELYNKNAKTPLDSRDLIAEYEPSRA
- a CDS encoding glycosyltransferase, which encodes MSETMKIFVGCDPNDCDLEQMMVLEYSLRKHASQPLEIHWMQLSHDPQSFWYSNPEQQQGWRSDDWTTPFSGFRWAIPAFCQFEGRAIYMDADVVILSDIAELWNTPFEPGKIVMAKGGEESWRFCVSMWDCAAAREHLPPLEQIRSDRKAHHKLRDYFRDHTQLIQAFDTQFNNIDGEGHPIEAIKILHYSDIGTQLSHKHSFKRLASQGEKHWFDGAVFDHPRKDLIELFDRYLADALQAGYSLDSYKVKQRFGTITKASQKNYKGNDVTRGKKSSGLLARLFGR